The DNA region CCACATACAAAAAATggaaaagaaacaaattaattacaatCAACCTTTTGTAATTAATTACCCACAAAGTAGatctatttgtttttttatataaaaaacccTAAGTTATTATTGCAATTTTATATGATCTATTGCGTTTCTTCAATTGAACGcgttattattgttgttgttctCGGTGTTGATTTGTTGTAACAACCAAATATCGTCGATGTTCCAGAAATTGTCTGATGTGTCGGCCAATTGTTCGAACCATTGGTTGTTGTTACCCGAGAAATCTGAACCATGGCTAAGGTAGCCAGCCGTGGGGCTAATCAAAGAATCCGGATAAAATTGTTGTTGTGGATTCATCGGATAATATTCTTGATTATTGTTGTTTGCGTTATTAGCAGTGTAATTGTTGTTGTAATCCACGGTCACATCAGATGTCGGATCAGATACTTGGATAGACCCAAAAGAATCGGGCGATGCAACCGCGCTAGATTGATCCAATCCATATCCGACACCACTAACTTGCATTACAGAAAAATCCTCCTCGGTTGGCATAGGCACATCGAGTGGATCATAGTTCACACAATTGTAGTTGTCGGGCACAACTAGGGTTTCGGGCGAAGCTTTCGAGGCCTCCGCCCGAATCCTCTCAGCAAGACGAGGCATCCAAAGGTACCTCATCGTATCCTTGAACCGCTTGCTGTTCACATCACATTTGAGTTGTTTAGCATGCTTCTGCACTCGTGTTCTccaataatttttaatctcGTTATCAGTTCTGCCCGGCAAATGTTGAGCAATTTTCGACCATCTAAAACAAAAAAGGACaagttttaattttcataagtCAACAAGTCAACTATAGTAGtctcaataaatttaattaattaaataaactcacCGATTTCCCCATCGAGAATGAAGCTCAAGAATCAAAAGTTGTTCCTCGAGAGTGATATTGCCACGACGAACATCAGGGCGTAGATAATTCAACCACCTCAATCTACAACTCTTGCCGGTTCTTTTCAAACCTAAAATAGACAAAAACGAATTCGATACGTAAATacaactatatattatatatataaaaatggtaTAGTGGAGATGAGCAACGACAAACACTATATAGAATAGTGGGAAAAAAAGAAGATTATTTTGTTCACGTTTTCTCCCCCTTTTGTAAAGAATTCGATGTACGGACGAAACAAAATGGAATATGTACATCATCATCATTTTCTCCAATATTTTCacccaaataaaataatttggtatagaaaaaaatggttaaaaataaattgtataaataccTGCACAACGAGCTAAAGAATTCCATCGGCCTTCGCCATATTTGGTAATATAATTCATGAGAGCAACGTCTTCTTCGACGGTCCATGGACCTCGCCGGAGATCCATTTCGTCTTCACTGATTTGATTTACTGATTTGTTGTTGCCGACGTCCATTATTGATGACGATCTTTCTTCAAcatccattattttttttctttggtcGGTCGGAAAGTGACGTTGCCGGCCGGTGGGTATTTTCAGAGAAGAAGggtctagagagagaaaatgagttTTGTGTGTTTGTTGAAGAAGGAAAGAAGAGTTGGACGTGAACTGGAAGAGGGATGGcattatatagagagagaatttgaaaattaattaattaaataaataaataaataaataaaggagaTATAGTTACTGGTGACATGTGAGAGAAACGCGCACACAAGCCGCAATAAGGACAATCAcgctttaattaattaattacaatttaattaattctctAATTTATacttactttttaaaataaatatctcgACTAGTTTGTTTAGATTTAATCagattatatataaatcattttgttttatttatttgtgtctaataataaaaaacaagattttttatttgactaaTAGTTTGACTGAAATAAAACGggagggaaatttgacgaaatgaccttgcaaaccgggttatttgacctggtggaattttataattttttttgcgctcgtggtgttctatttttttttatacgattttgcccttgtcgcgaaacgctaagtgacttagcgtttcgcgaagtggattagaCGTTTGTATAAATAcccaaataatttcatttccctaaatttttttctctctcttctccaatTCTCTCCTTCACTCACGGGGGCCGGCGACGACGGCGGCCGGCGGCGACGACGTCTCCGTTTCCATACAAATCAAACCCGATCCGAGCTCTTCTaacctaactaattcatttatgtttatctattgccgatttctaaccctagatctattttgcatgcaggtttctTATACTAGGGTTTATGTGATTTCTCCGATTCTAACTATTTGAACGGCGTCGAGGTAGATCTTCATTCTAACAGTTATGTTCTTGTTTAGGCTTTCTTCATTTCATAAACCTTTTCATATTTCCTTTATGTCCATCATTTTCTCCGTTTTGTTGATTCTTATTGCTGatatggttcatattggttcatgtttgagcatttcgttaggttattatttgttatttgttcaTAATTGCTGAAAATCTATGTCTGATAAGAGCGTATGTGTTTCCGTTTCAGatctgcttaccgtttcgctacggacttaccgtttcgctacggacttaccgtttcgctacggacttaccgtttcgctacggacttaccgtttcgctacggacttaccgtttcgctacggacttaccgtttcgcagtatacctcgcgattcgctaagtatcaagattttttgttatttatagttaatcatgaacttcatttgactaggtatttacatcacttcatggttatgaagagaacatgtgttaacaaaacaaaccttctaattttacattggaaacatttagattcttcagaaaatgcctttgaagaatctatcattgacctccagataagaaataaatttcaaacaattttctcttatctggagttcaatgatcgcttcttcaaagactttttctgaagaatctaaatgtttccatgtaaaattatagggtttgttttgctaacacatgttcttttcaaaaccatgactttgttgttgataccttgtcaaacgagatagattacctatgaaaccaataaaaaattttgtacttgacgattcgctaagtactacgagctccagctaggagaatggtttgaattcgatttcgttattaaaatatattagcgaaaacgtattcaaaccatcttctcttagctggagctcgttgacctcccgattcgctaagtccctcccgattcgctacgtccctcccgattcgctacgtgtctcccgattcgctaagtccgtcccgattcgctaagtccgtcccgattcgctaagtccctcccgattcgctaagtgcctcccgactcGCTACGGAAGTTGAAGAGACGCGCGTACTCACACGCGCTAgaccttatatattcaaaatattaagaacatttcatttcaaccgcccgactctctctctctaacccatTTTCTCTTCACTGAATCTTGTCAAGCTCGATCATTTCTGCTTTCTTCTCGTTCGTGGTTAAGGTtagttcattatcattttctgcttttttgttcattggtggtttttgcatgttagtgtaatgttaagtgtttctgTTCAGTATATATTTTTCGCCAGTAGGGTTTCTGTTcagtatatttttgtttgttgtcATTAGGGTTTCATTAgggtttcgctaggtaccttccgattcggtaagtaccttccgattcggtaagtacctagcgattcgctataCCTAGTTGTGGCCgatcattttctggttttttgcttatggattttggtctttgcatgttaagtttaagtgtttgtttcagattttttgtttagggtttttgcatgttaagtttattGTTGTTTCTGATTAGTTTCGTATTGTTTCCGATTCGGTAATGCTGTCTTATGTTCAGTTAACGGCGGTTTCGCTCGGTAcctctcgattcgctaagtgcctcccgattcgctaagtacttagcgaatcgggaggcacttagcgaatcgggaggtgcctcccgattcgctaagttctTACGTTTGTATGTGTTTGTTCGAACATTTTTTATGATGTtgtttccttttgtagatggcagaaacaactgttactgagtttcccggtcggatttcgtggaaaagtgccctcaccctgaagaagattgtgaataagttcgaggaaatggatcttctggagagtgtgtacaatacccagttcagatcattattcacagcccccctcttgcagttctcaggaagtATTGTTCATCAAATGTTGTTGAGGCGGttaagctcaaactccaaggagataactttcatggtgaatgggcaaaagcttgtatttggtatgaaggagtatgcgttGGTTACCGGACTATGTTTCGGCGTTTATCCTGAGTTGGACCAAGAAAAATTGCGCcgttgtccacctctctcggttaaatactttaaagggagcatgagtgtgaaaatgtgcgAGTTCGAGAAGGCTTTTTTCaaatgcaaagacaaggaagatgcattcaagatggggctggtatgcctgatttgccagtacatattcacatttgacccaaaaagagttatatttccaaaaatactcaacctggtggaagacaaggacactttcttccaatatccatgggggaaggtcacctttagagccaccctcaagggtttaaacaagaacatgaaacaccTCTGTACCTCattttttgagaagaaaaagTTGGCTGaagatccttatgctccttttgcatatAACATCTATGGGTTCGCATTGGCACTTCAAGTGTGGACGTATGAGATCTTCGAAAACTttatccctaaattcgccagaaggaatgagattaatgaccctctacgcccaaggttgttactctatcattccaacaggaaaaaCACATCGATGGAGGTTAAGACTGCTCTAGAGACCACGgatgtgactgagatggaagagtcctccatggagaagaggttatacagtggtgatgTATTTGAGCAAATCGACGAGACAgctgatgatttttttgagggatttactgatgggaaggtaataaaagatgatgttgatgaagaagaagaagaaagtgaacatGAAGAAGTTACTCCGATTCCCAAACCTGCCacgaggaagagaaaggctgatgctactcttaaagaagcagccaacttgaagaagaagcttgcttatgaatcgattCCGGCCCACATTCTTACTCCCCCATCCGCGACCTCAAGTCCTCGGGCTGACACACCTTCTCCTCGGGCTCCAACACCTACTGTTGGATGTgattttaatgagatgaaggaggagctgaaaatagagttgaaagaggagatgaaaaagatgaaaacagagctcatcaaagagctaaaaatcacaatccaacaaactcaacaaactcacgttgagtcgttcaagaagatggtttttaatatgtccacacagttgttagaaaaatccaacaaaaggatgtccatattattaaccagattagatgatatggaggataatataaagaagaagaagagtaagaagaaggattctaagaaggcTGTGAAGGTTGAAGAGGAAAAGACTACTGAGGTATGGAGAGATTGAATTTTGCACTTTACATTTTATTTCGCTAAGTACATATCTGATCTAACCAGTAcatattttgcaggttaaggattctaagaaggatgtcgaagttgagaagagcaaggttgaacaggaggaggagaagaaagaggtattctgcgaacttttcgtttcgcaaagtagtttccgtttcgctaagttagtatttttcgtttcgctaagttagtatttttcgtttcgcaaagtagtttccgtttcgctaagttagtatttttcgtttcgctaagttagtatttttcgtttcgcaaagtagtttccgtttcgctaagttagtatttttcgtttcgctaagttagtatttttcgtttcgcaaagtagtttccgtttcgctaagttagtatttttcgtttcgcaaagtagtttccgtttcgcaaATTATTTGttgtcgattcgctaagtgtgaattttgtctattttgtaggagactgtgggggatgatgagaaggtgaATGATGGGACTGATGGGAAAGACGATGTAATGGAGGacaatgagaaggtggaggatgaaaaACAAGAGGACgttgagaaggtggaggacgcACAGAAGGTGGAGACcgatgagaaggtggatgatgatgaaaagatggatgaggataaggtggagaacgatgagaaggtcgatgatgaagagaaggtggaggatgaaagAAAAGACAACGATGAGAAGgtagatgatgatgagaaggtggaggatgcgAAGGTGGAGGACGTAAAGATAGAGGTTGAGGCTAAATTGGAGGACGGTGTGGCTAGGGTGGATGATGTGGAGGTTGATCTGAAACTGAAGGATTtgaaagtgaaggtgaaggatgagaAGACTGTGGGGGATGTGAAGGCaaatgatgacaatgatgacAATGACGATTTCCAGTTATACAATACTCCTCCTAAAGGAAATTATGGGAGGAGAGTGAGGAAGCCGAAAAAAGATGACTCGTACACCAACCCTTCCTTGTCAAAAATGCCCAAGACAAAGGATCCTATGAAAGTGAAtcaccttcaaaaatttgatgatgagctacTTCATAAAGTAAAGGCGTGGTTGGATGATCCAAAAACCGATAATTCGACAACGGATTTACATACggttcaagcaaagaaggaagTGTTGGTTAGAGTTGTAACAAGGCTTACATGTTGTTTGATATGTACTCAATGTATGTTGTATGCTCCCATTGTGCAGGAAATCGATGCATTCTGCCATCTTCTGCGGAAAAGGATTTCCTGCTATcccaaaacatataaaaatacacTTGCGGCAATTGGGGATTGCGTATTGTCGGATAGAATCAGGCGACTGCACAGGGATTTTATTAAGGATCCTGCCAAATTTCCAGTCGACGAATTCAAAGACTATTATATGGGCGCACCACATAGATATATGCCAGAGTGGTCTACAATTGACGACGTCTACATGCCAGTGAACATTAACCAGAAACACTGGATTTTATGTGTAGCACGTCTTCAAAAGTACCGCATTGACGTGTACGACTGTGACGCCTATCTTTATAAGAATCTGGATCCTTATTTGAAACCCTTCTACGACATGATTCCATGTATATTCGCCAAAACAATCACTCCCGGTGAGAGGGTAAGGTATCCTAATTTCAACTTCGAAGGCCCCCTCCAACCAATGACATACAAACGGTTTCCACACCCCAAAGTGAAAACCGCTGCTGCTAAGGTTGGAGAAGTCCCGCGGGCAACAGAGAGCGGGGACTGTGGGGTCTTCACGCTAATGTACATGGAACACTTGACCGCTAATCAACCCGTGCATAATGTGACCTCAGAAAATATGGGATTTTTTAGGCAGAAGATGGCGGTCCGGTTATTCCATCAGATTATGGaaccttaaacattattatttgtaaattggataacttattttgatgtattgtaaaccTTGATGAATATGTTGGAAGTTGGATTatgtattgtaaattattttgtgtaaattgatgtattgtaaattcgcaaagtactcttcgtttcgcaaagtaatcttcgtttcgcaaagtactcttcgtttcgcaaagtactcttcgtttcgcaaagtaatcttcgtttcgcaaagtaatcttcgtttcgcaaagtactcttcgtttcgcaaagtactcttcgtttcgcaaagtccCTCCCGTTTCGCTACGTgtctcccgattcgctaagtgccctCCCCCATCAGATTGATTATATTTTCCATCTGTTTCTTTAGCAACCTTAATTCATTTCTCAATTGAGATTGGATTATATAATGCCAATTGACAATATTTTAAACAAGCATTAAACCTCAATTAATTAACAACATACCAGTACCATAGttcaattaaaaacatatattacaacatagtatctatcaagctaaaggttcatattgttgagatgatgagtcatgctgcttagatgatgagtcatgctgcttagatgatgaagctcgtgcagtagatggtgcaggcatcactgctttgcatgttgccctattatgtccaaGCCCatcacatgagctgcatcgtctcgggatcttacggacctcaccctgggatgacctacgctttgtttgtggcctgcctttcttaaccttcacattTGGTTTAAGACATGAACGTTGCTTGATATTTTcgggaacatcccaattttcttcatcaccgggaggataacatgtctcggcatatgaatttatccaacactcagttgtgtaatacctgtgtgtagggaaaatataacgaattattaattggttaaacagaatgaacacgtgagctagatattaataccttgaacagaagtcataagaaaccaaattccgactacgggcagcagccattgcatgcgtacaaggaagacccgaaacttcgaatactctacaagtgcagttcatgtctttcaaattgactttgaaatgggact from Impatiens glandulifera chromosome 5, dImpGla2.1, whole genome shotgun sequence includes:
- the LOC124939820 gene encoding transcription factor MYB108-like, yielding MDVEERSSSIMDVGNNKSVNQISEDEMDLRRGPWTVEEDVALMNYITKYGEGRWNSLARCAGLKRTGKSCRLRWLNYLRPDVRRGNITLEEQLLILELHSRWGNRWSKIAQHLPGRTDNEIKNYWRTRVQKHAKQLKCDVNSKRFKDTMRYLWMPRLAERIRAEASKASPETLVVPDNYNCVNYDPLDVPMPTEEDFSVMQVSGVGYGLDQSSAVASPDSFGSIQVSDPTSDVTVDYNNNYTANNANNNNQEYYPMNPQQQFYPDSLISPTAGYLSHGSDFSGNNNQWFEQLADTSDNFWNIDDIWLLQQINTENNNNNNAFN
- the LOC124939471 gene encoding uncharacterized protein LOC124939471 is translated as MKHLCTSFFEKKKLAEDPYAPFAYNIYGFALALQTVGDDEKVNDGTDGKDDVMEDNEKVEDEKQEDVEKVEDAQKVETDEKVEDERKDNDEKVDDDEKVEDAKVEDVKIEVEAKLEDGVARVDDVEVDLKLKDLKVKVKDEKTVGDVKANDDNDDNDDFQLYNTPPKGNYGRRVRKPKKDDSYTNPSLSKMPKTKDPMKVNHLQKFDDELLHKVKAWLDDPKTDNSTTDLHTVQAKKEVLVRVVTRLTCCLICTQCMLYAPIVQEIDAFCHLLRKRISCYPKTYKNTLAAIGDCVLSDRIRRLHRDFIKDPAKFPVDEFKDYYMGAPHRYMPEWSTIDDVYMPVNINQKHWILCVARLQKYRIDVYDCDAYLYKNLDPYLKPFYDMIPCIFAKTITPGERVRYPNFNFEGPLQPMTYKRFPHPKVKTAAAKVGEVPRATESGDCGVFTLMYMEHLTANQPVHNVTSENMGFFRQKMAVRLFHQIMEP